The Coleofasciculaceae cyanobacterium sequence AGATAGGGGAGAAAGGGCATAAGCTTGGGTTTTAGCTGCTGTTACCTCTGGGGATCGAGCTTCAATCAAGATAATATTTAAGCCAGAATCTTTTAGTGCTGTTGCCAGAGTCGTCCCCACAATACCACCGCCAACAATGACTATGTCACAGTTGAGATCGAGGGAGTCTGCTTTAGTAGTTTCTGGTTGTACTAACATTCTGTATGAATTTTCAAGAGAATAATTATCTGAGTATAAATACTTTCCTATATTGTGACGCGAGCGGCATTTTAGAACAAGGATTTTTGGCAGTCAATGGCGATCATCTATAGACTCTAACTACTCGCTTCGATTTGTCTGGTAACCGTCAAAGCAGAATAACTTACCCCTGCCGTACCTTCTCCTGGGTGGGTAGAATCTCCCACAAGCCAAAGATGCTTAATTGGAGTGCGGTTAGCAAAGCCAAAAGGCCCAAAGGTAGAAATACGCTGTCCTAATCCGCCGACGATGCCTTTGCCTCTAGCGGTATAGTTAGCAAAGGTTCGAGGGGATGCTGCTTCAGCGTAGATAAGATTTTCGGGAGTGAGAGCAAAATATGAGCTTAAACGAGCGATCGCCTCTTCGGTATACTGTTGTTTAATCTGGTCATAGTCACAATCGTTCTTCCACCACAAATCCGCATCGGTAAAAGAAGATGCAATGAGCGTAGCTTGCCCTTCTGGGGCTCTTCCATCTCCTGGCTTGCTTACAGAAACAAACAGGGAGTTATTTTCGCCAATTAGTTGATCTCGATCGTAAAGAAACTGAAGATGAGGAGAACAGTTTGCGGGAATTGCTTCTCGTTTGACTCCTAAATAAATTACAAATGCTCCTGATGGTTGAGGCAGTTTTTCGACTCGACGTTCATAATTTCTCAGAGATTTATCGTCAGTCAGCTTAACTAAATTTTGAGCGGTAACGTTTGCGACTACTTCATCCGCCTCTTCTATCCAGGTTTCATTAGTTTTCTGGTTACGAACACTCACCCCTGTGACTTTTCCTGACGCTGTATGAACTTGTTCGACGCTATGACGCATCAATAGCTTACCACCATACTTTTCTAAACCCGTTACTAGGCGATCGCTTAATACCTGCATACTTTCCTGAAGATGGAAGAGTCCTTGAGGGGCTTGAGAAACCGCTAACGCTGTAGCTGCATATAACAAAGCCGTCTCGTCTGTCCCTACCTGGGAATATAGTTTTAATTGCAGATCTAAAAATGTTTTTAGTCGTTTATCTTCGTATAAGCCATATAGCTTTAACGCCTGGGCAACAGTCATCAAAGTAAACGGCACAGTAATTAAGGTATCGGATCTGACTGCTGAGACTAGTTGCCACAGATCCCAAAGGTTACGTGGAGGTAAGACTGGATCTCGACTTTGAAAACGCCAGCTTGCTTCAAATAAACGATTCAATAAATTCCAAAATGGTTCACTTGCTGGAAACTGTCTTTGTCTCTCTTCTTGCCATTTTTCCCGATCCCGCCAGACATTTATCGGCTTTGTTTCTCCTGGTAAGAATACAGCACAGGCAGGATCGCAATAGGTAGCCGCAGGCGGTTGAATTTCTAATTCTTCAAAAACGCGTTGATGAATTCCTCCAGGCTCTAACCCCGCTACCTGAGTTGCCCCCACATCAAAGGTAAAACCCCGACGCTTAAAAGTAGAGGCGCATCCCCCTGGCGCGATCGCTTGGTCATAGATCTTTACCTCATAACCGCGTTTGGCTAATAATGCTCCCGCAGTCAATCCACCGATACCAGCACCAACTACTACGACACAAGATTTTTGCTTACTTTTGAGAGCGATCACCATATAATTAAATTTATATTTCTTAATATTTAATTATATTTTAAATAAAAGAAGACGCTCCGTAGAACGTCTTTCGTGAATTCAGGAAATTATCAATAGCCAATAGCGACTAAGTGTGTTTATTTTAAAACTCCTGCCAAAATGTTTCTCACCCCATCTCCTCCTTTACTTTGGGTAAAAGATAAGATGATGGGAATAAATTTGCTTGCCATGCCTGGATTTAATCCTAGCTGACTAAAACCTCCAGCTAAAGCAGCCATATTCGCTAATTGACCGCCACTGCCACCGCCCATTGCGCCAGCTAAGCCACCAATAGCCCCAGCAATACCTTTTCCGCCAGACGGAGCTTCGCCAATTAAATTTCTGATAGCAGGAATCGCATTCGCTACTTGAGCAAATTCACCATCTCCTAACTGTTCTTTAGCCATTTTGAAAATGAGCCCAGCACCACCTTTTGCTTGGTTATCATCAACTCCAAGACCTTGTGTTAATTGTTGAATTAATTCCATATTGAGTTTATTACAGTTCTTTCTCGATTATGATGCCAAAGACTCAAGCTAATTTAAACAAGGAAATGCTTAAAAAAGATAATCTTTCTGTATACGCTACAGCATATTTAGTACGATGTGTGTCAAATCAACAATTAATAAATAAAGTTTTGATTAAGTTTGCTTGATTTAGCGATGCCTTACCAGAAAATTTTCATCTGTTTGGTTAGATGAACTCTGGACTAAAAGCAACTATATAATGTGCTTCGGTAAAACAATTTCAACTTAAGTTTTCATTAGGAGAAAAACATGAAAATCAAATATTTAGCAGCTTTGTTTGCTGCTTCTGTTTTAAGCCTCGGCTTAGTAACTTCTTGTGCTACCCCAGAAGCAGGAGAGACTGAAGCTGAACCAGATGCTGGTGTTGTTGAACCACAGGAAGAACCAGGGGCGGCACCAGATGCGGCACCAGATGCGGCACCAGATGCTGGTGCTGGTCAATAATTGATTTGATTAGAGAGGGAGCAGGGCAATAAACTTTTAATTGTTTAAGATGCTAAATGTTTCCTCTCTTTATATTATTCGAGAAACTTTTGGGTGTTAGCGATCGCTAATAACCGAAGCCTCAATCTTTATTCAGTCGAGAAGTTTATTATTAATCTTGATGGATAGTTGTCTCCTGAATGGATTAACAAGG is a genomic window containing:
- a CDS encoding DUF2780 domain-containing protein translates to MELIQQLTQGLGVDDNQAKGGAGLIFKMAKEQLGDGEFAQVANAIPAIRNLIGEAPSGGKGIAGAIGGLAGAMGGGSGGQLANMAALAGGFSQLGLNPGMASKFIPIILSFTQSKGGDGVRNILAGVLK
- the crtD gene encoding C-3',4' desaturase CrtD, which translates into the protein MVIALKSKQKSCVVVVGAGIGGLTAGALLAKRGYEVKIYDQAIAPGGCASTFKRRGFTFDVGATQVAGLEPGGIHQRVFEELEIQPPAATYCDPACAVFLPGETKPINVWRDREKWQEERQRQFPASEPFWNLLNRLFEASWRFQSRDPVLPPRNLWDLWQLVSAVRSDTLITVPFTLMTVAQALKLYGLYEDKRLKTFLDLQLKLYSQVGTDETALLYAATALAVSQAPQGLFHLQESMQVLSDRLVTGLEKYGGKLLMRHSVEQVHTASGKVTGVSVRNQKTNETWIEEADEVVANVTAQNLVKLTDDKSLRNYERRVEKLPQPSGAFVIYLGVKREAIPANCSPHLQFLYDRDQLIGENNSLFVSVSKPGDGRAPEGQATLIASSFTDADLWWKNDCDYDQIKQQYTEEAIARLSSYFALTPENLIYAEAASPRTFANYTARGKGIVGGLGQRISTFGPFGFANRTPIKHLWLVGDSTHPGEGTAGVSYSALTVTRQIEASS